A single region of the Palaemon carinicauda isolate YSFRI2023 chromosome 17, ASM3689809v2, whole genome shotgun sequence genome encodes:
- the LOC137656190 gene encoding uncharacterized protein — MKVMKEFGNVSDSHLNSRGRDDEVIKCWTCRDQGHVSYQCKNAGFFRDNIVQDQGEGHQYKGRLGKNRTQNKHVLENQFTGTCWSCGEDGHPFYKSNQYSSKNRGLNNARGDKIVREMSLQAGDNAQENLRPGVNFVRPAK; from the coding sequence ATGAAGGTTATGAAAGAATTTGGTAATGTTTCTGACAGCCACTTGAATAGCAGGGGGAGAGATGATGAAGTAATTAAGTGTTGGACCTGTAGGGATCAGGGTCATGTATCGTACCAGTGCAAAAATGCAGGGTTTTTTAGAGACAATATAGTGCAGGATCAAGGGGAAGGACACCAGTATAAGGGAAGGCTAGGTAAAAACAGAAcgcaaaataaacatgttttggaaAATCAGTTTACTGGCACTTGTTGGTCTTGTGGGGAAGATGGTCATCCATTCTATAAGTCTAATCAATACTCTAGTAAGAACAGAGGGTTAAATAATGCAAGAGGAGACAAGATTGTGAGAGAGATGTCATTGCAGGCCGGGGATAATGCCCAGGAAAACTTGAGGCCGGGCGTTAACTTTGTACGTCCGGCCAAGTGA